In Bythopirellula goksoeyrii, a single window of DNA contains:
- a CDS encoding HEAT repeat domain-containing protein, producing the protein MNWAPRKLRRFSAFWLCAIGLSTILLPGCSTTMPWDRKEYTSIITPAMRISAIQESASRASNGDSTEQQRLVEELAMQIRTESDPLVRAAIQESLGDIQVPLARDVLIAGLNDDDLDVKLICCRKLGDRGEPENVPILRKLLEGGEVLDVKLAATDALGNIRSTESVKTLSIALKDRDPALQYAGVEALKQLSDQDFGNDVAAWQKFADAGQITVKSEISVAESVMQMSPF; encoded by the coding sequence ATGAACTGGGCACCAAGAAAACTCCGCCGATTTTCTGCATTCTGGCTCTGCGCCATTGGGCTTTCAACGATCCTGTTGCCGGGCTGCAGCACAACGATGCCGTGGGACCGCAAGGAATACACGTCGATTATCACCCCTGCGATGCGAATCTCAGCGATCCAGGAGTCGGCCTCGCGAGCATCCAACGGCGATTCCACGGAACAGCAGCGACTTGTGGAAGAATTGGCCATGCAGATCCGCACTGAAAGTGATCCGCTGGTCCGTGCTGCCATTCAAGAATCCCTGGGAGATATCCAAGTTCCTCTGGCCCGCGATGTGCTCATCGCCGGGCTCAATGATGACGACCTCGATGTGAAACTCATCTGCTGTCGAAAGTTGGGAGATCGGGGCGAACCTGAAAACGTGCCAATCCTTCGCAAGCTACTCGAAGGTGGCGAAGTCTTGGATGTAAAATTGGCCGCCACGGATGCCTTGGGGAATATCCGCTCAACCGAGAGCGTGAAGACTCTATCTATCGCGCTCAAAGACCGAGATCCCGCCCTGCAATACGCTGGAGTGGAAGCTTTGAAGCAACTCAGCGACCAGGATTTCGGCAACGATGTTGCCGCCTGGCAAAAGTTCGCCGATGCGGGTCAGATCACCGTGAAATCGGAAATCTCAGTTGCTGAGAGCGTAATGCAGATGTCGCCATTCTAG